TTGCGCTTAAGTTAGACGCAAAGGTAAACTGCGCATTATATATTTGCCGATGATAGTGCGGCCAGGCCCTCAAAGCAGGCTTCACCGGCAAGCCCACGCCGCGGACTTTCAGCCTTGGGCGCGTCCCGCTCCCGTCACCCGGAAGTGAGGCGATCGACCGGATGCCCAAGCGAGCAGCGGCCGCTCCACAAGGCGATGCACGATGATCCCGGCAACGATCGCGCCCCCGACGAACACGAAGTACAGCCCGGCAAGTGGCACATGCGCCGCCAATGGGCGGGCGAGCCGAAACAGAATCAGCAACACGGGGTTGTGCACGAGATAGATCGAGAACGACGCGTCGCCCAGGGCTTCGGCAGCGCGCGACAGAATCGTATCTTCATGGGGAGCGACCAGCGCCAGCCACACGAGCGGCGCCGCCAGCGCAGTCCACGCCGCGGCCCGCCAAAGCCCGGAGGGGATGGCGGTCGCTTCCACCACGACATCGGCCGCGATCACGGCGAAGGCCGCGACCAGCAGGCCCGCCCACGCCCGCGCACGCAGGATCGGCGCCGAGCGCAGATAGAGGATGCCCAACAGGAAGCCGGCAGCGAACTGGAAGTTCGCACCAACTTCGCTGCCCATGAGCAGGACTTTCAGGAACTCTGCGGCAAGCGGTCTGTCCGCCAGCGCGGACAACAACCCGGCCTGGGACAGCGCGGCATAAACCAGCGGCGCCGCAAACCAGGCATAAAGCAGCCAGATCCGGCGCCTTGTTCCCAGCAAAGCCACCGCGAACAGGGCATAGAAGATCAGTTCGTGGCGCAGGGACCACAGCACATTGGGCTTCAGTTCCCCGACGGGCGACAGAACCAGTGCCCTCAGCATTGGCCCCCATTCGACCTGATGTGTTCCGGCATAGCTCAGGAGATTGTAGCCAAGGGTGCACAGCCACATGAACGGCACGATCCGCACGAAACGCCGCCAGGCGAACGTGCCCGTGGACACACGGGCGTCACCCTGCCCGTTCAGCGAAACAAAAACGATAATGAAGCCGCTGATGACGAAGAAGATCGAGACGCCGAAGGCCCCGGTGTCGAGGATGGGGAACGGACTGAGGCCGAAAAATTCGCCATGTCCCATCATGGTGTTCGCGTGCGACACCACGACCATCGACGCCGCAAGCCCCCGCAACAACTGGATGCCAACGAGGCGATGCCCCGAACCAGCCTGACCGCTCACCCGACCGCCTTTCCGATGTCGTCCGGCCTTGCCGGCCTCGTCCCCGTCGTCGGCACTTTCACTCTCCTGAATCTGCCGGACGGTGTCGGGATCGTTGCCGCGCAGCAACGCCAGTGCAACATATTTCCCTGGGAGTCCGTCCTGAAACAAGACATCCCGCGATGCAACACATGGATAGTCATTGTGATCAACGTCATACTGTTCTATACTGCGAATGCGTAATATGTGACCCTGACATGAGGAAGACCGGACCGGGCATGATGAAAGTTGTTGCTTTCCTTCGCATCCTGATCAGCGCAGTTCTGCTTTGCACGGTGACCGCCTGCGCGGGCGCGCCAGCACAGGTCGTTTCCTCTGGCGATCGCTATGTCGCGAACGCGAACACGGATACCATCGAGGATTACAAGCTTGGCGCGGGCGACAAGATTCGGGTCACGGTCTTCAACGAACCAACGCTTTCCGGGGAATTCGCGGTCGGATCATCCGGCAACCTTTCCCTGCCGCTGATCGGTGACGTGCAAGGCACGGGCCGGACGCCGCAGGAAGTGGCCCTTGCCGTGCAAACGAAGCTGGCCGATGGCTATCTGCGCGATCCGAAGGTCAGCGTCGAGGTTATCAATTTCCGGCCCTTCTTCATTCTCGGGGAAGTCAAGGCGCCTGGCCAGTATCCCTATTCCGCAGGCCTGACGGTTCCCAACGCCGTCGCCACCGCGCAGGGCTTCACCCCGCGCGCAGCGCGCGGCATCGTCTATATCAGGCGGGCAGGCACCACCGAGGAAGTGGCGTTTCAAGTCAGTCCTGATCTTCGAGTTTTGCCGGGCGATACCATTCGCATCGGCGAGCGTTATTTCTAACCGTTTTCTTCTGAATCGTTTTCTGCAGCACTCTTGAGTTGATAAAGTCGCACTGAGGGTCCCAGGCTGCATGACTTCTACAGGGGGTTGTAAAATGCTGGGAAAAAATCGAGGAACCCGCCTGCTGGCGGCGGGATTGGCAACGGTATCGCTTCTGGCCATCGTGCCGGATTTCGCCATGGGCCAGAACGGAAGTGGCGCGCCGCAAAGCACCGAGACCTGCGCGCTGAGCGGCCCCGTGCTGTCCGAGTTCGCCAAGCTTCCGGCCAACGCGACGCTGGAGGACTACGAAGGCGCCACCCTGTTCGCGGTGAGCCAGGTATCCTGTTCCAACGAGGCGGCCATTGCCGCCCTTGAAAGCCTTGCCGGCACGCCGTCGCTTTCCGCGGTGCAGCGGCAAGCCATCCTCAACGTCGCGGAAGCGCTCAAGCGCCGCACCCTGCGGCGAGGCACCGGGGCGATCAATGGCGGTGGCGATGGCTTTGGCAACAGCGCATTCGGCTCGCCCGTGGTCGGCGTTGGCGGCGGTTCTTCGAACTACACGTCGTAAGGCCACGCGCCCGCGCCGCGAAGGCCGCGCATTGAAGGATTAACTCTGCTGCCTGCGACCGGATCGTCCGCCTGGGTGGAGGTTTCGCGAACTGGGGAAACTATAAAGTGAAACGGTTCAACATCATCGGTTCGTTCACGCTGGCGCTCGTCGCCACGGCCGTGGCGACCTCGGCTCACGCCCAATCGGCGAGCGGTTCCGTCCTGATCGATACCGCGATACCGCCGGATTTCGACAAGGGCCGCAACGTTAGCGTACAGGAAAAGGCTCGCCCGGATTACGATCCGCTGGGCATCAACGTTGGCTCCTTGAACGTTTTCCCCTCGCTGAGCACCTATGCCGGACTCACCGACAACGTCCTGCTTTCCGGCAGCAACCGCGATACCGATGGCTTCGCCGGCATCAGCCCTGCGCTGCGCGTCGAATCCGACTGGAACCGCCACCAGCTGCGCGCGCGCGCGCGTGGCGATTTCCAGCGCTTTTTCAGCACGCCGCGCCGCAACCAGAACAACTGGGATCTTGGCGTGCTCAGCCGGCTGGATGTACGTTCAGACATCGCCGTCACCCCGGAATTCCAGATCGGCCGCATCTATGAAACGCCATTCTCGGGCGGCATTCAGAGCGATTTTACGGTCCTTTCAAGCTACTTGCGCACCTATGCCGCCTTGCGGGGCAGCTATCAGGCCGGCCAGGCGCGCACGACGCTGGCCTTCGACTGGACCAATCTCGATTTCAGCACGATCAACGTGGGCAACGGCACGATCCGCAGCCAGCGGGACCGCAATCGCGAGGCATGGCGCGTCACCGGGCAGGTCGAGTACGCGCTTACCCCAAGCGCCACTGTCTTCGGCCAGTTGGGTTACGAACGCGTCGATTATGACAATCTGCTGCTCAGTGGCGATCCCAACCGGTCATCGGATGCGGTCCGCTTCCTCGCGGGGATGAATCTCGATCTGGCGGGCCTGCTGCGCGGTTCGATCGGCGTGGGCTACACGCACCGCAAATATGATACCCCCTCGCTCTATCCCACGCTCGATGGCTTCGCGGCGCAGGTCCGGCTGGAATACTTCCCGTCCGAACTCACCACGCTTTCGCTGTCCGCAAGCCGCACGATCGAGGATTCGAACATTCTGGGCACGACCGGCTATTTCGACAACCGGATACGAGCACAGATCGATCATGAGATGCTGCGCAATCTTATCTTAAGCGGTTCGGTGGACTATTCGCACCAGAACTATGTCGGAACGAACCTGAAGAATGATGTCGTCGGAGTTCGCGGGCAGGCTCGCTATCTGGCGAATCGCAGGCTGAATCTGAATTCGACGATTTCCTACACCAGCCGCAACCGCAACGGGGCGGGGTTGGGTTCCGATTTCGACGAGTTCCGCGTCCTGTTCGGCGCAACGCTGCAATACTGATCTTGGTGCACCGCGGAAATCAATGTTATAGTGCACCGCACAATCGTCTGAGGAATCCATAGAGACATGGAAGTTACGCATCAAAACGAAGCACCAGCGGGACGCTTCTCGGACTTTGTGCAAAGCGCTCAGGACACCTTGCGGCGGCGGTGGCTGACGCTGGTTATCGTAACCGTGGCCATCACTGTCGCAGGTGTTGCCGGGATTTCCCTGATCACGCCGCGCTATACTGCGGCCGCGCTGATCCGCATCGACCCATCGCGCAATCCGCTGAATAACAAGCAGCCTCAGGAAGCGCTCAGTCCCGAATCCATCGAGACCGAGGTTGCCGTCCTTAGCTCCACGGAACTCGCGCAGCGCGTCGTCAAGGCGCTGAAGCTTGAGAACGATCCGGAGCTGCTCGAAAGCGTGCGCAAGGCCGGCAATGTCAGTGGTGATCGCGATGCGGCTCTGGCGAGCGCACTGCTCGACCGCCTTTCGGTCAGCCGCGACAAGCTGACCTATCTGATTTCCGTTGGATACACCTCCGAAGACCCGCAGAAGGCCGCGCGTGTCGCCAACGCCGTCGCGGAAGGGTATCTCGACCTCAAGGTCAACACTTCGACCGGAACGGCGGCCCGGCAGGCCGACTGGTTCCGCGAACAGCTCGACAAGCTGGCCGCCGAAATGCGCGCGGCCGACGAGCAGGTTGCGCAGTACCGCGCCCAGGCGGGCCTCGCGCAGGGTTCCGGCTCAAACGCCGGCACGATCGTCGACCAGCAGGTTGGCCCGCTGTCCAGCCAGCTGGCCATGGCCGAATCCGATGCCGCGGCCGCACGCGCCGCGCTCAGCACCGCCGAACGCCAGATCCAGCGCGGCAATCTCGATTCTGTCGAGCAGGTCCGCAATTCCCCGGTGATCAACGACTTGCGCCGTCAGCGGGCCGAAATCCTGCGCAATCAGGGCGAGGTGGAGGCCCGGTACGGCCCCAGGCATCCGGAAAGCATCCGTGTGCGCGATCAGCTCGCGTCGATCGACCAGCAGATCCGCGACGAAGCCGAACGCGCCGTGGCATCCCTGCGTGCCAATACGACGGCCGTGGAAGCACGCGCCGGAAGCCTGCGCTCGACGATGGGCCGCGTGGCGGGCGAACAGGCCAGCAACACGCGTGCGGCCGTGATCGCCGACAGCCTGGAGCGCGATGCGGCAGCCAAGCGCGCGGCCTATGACCGCATGTCGCAGATGTGGCTCGAATCGACCCAGGCGTCGCAGAATCAGATTTCGCAGGCCGTGATCGTCAACCGGGCCGACGTGCCCACCAAACCCACCTTCCCCAAGCGCC
The Novosphingobium sp. EMRT-2 genome window above contains:
- a CDS encoding acyltransferase, whose amino-acid sequence is MFQDGLPGKYVALALLRGNDPDTVRQIQESESADDGDEAGKAGRHRKGGRVSGQAGSGHRLVGIQLLRGLAASMVVVSHANTMMGHGEFFGLSPFPILDTGAFGVSIFFVISGFIIVFVSLNGQGDARVSTGTFAWRRFVRIVPFMWLCTLGYNLLSYAGTHQVEWGPMLRALVLSPVGELKPNVLWSLRHELIFYALFAVALLGTRRRIWLLYAWFAAPLVYAALSQAGLLSALADRPLAAEFLKVLLMGSEVGANFQFAAGFLLGILYLRSAPILRARAWAGLLVAAFAVIAADVVVEATAIPSGLWRAAAWTALAAPLVWLALVAPHEDTILSRAAEALGDASFSIYLVHNPVLLILFRLARPLAAHVPLAGLYFVFVGGAIVAGIIVHRLVERPLLAWASGRSPHFRVTGAGRAQG
- a CDS encoding polysaccharide biosynthesis/export family protein, encoding MQHMDSHCDQRHTVLYCECVICDPDMRKTGPGMMKVVAFLRILISAVLLCTVTACAGAPAQVVSSGDRYVANANTDTIEDYKLGAGDKIRVTVFNEPTLSGEFAVGSSGNLSLPLIGDVQGTGRTPQEVALAVQTKLADGYLRDPKVSVEVINFRPFFILGEVKAPGQYPYSAGLTVPNAVATAQGFTPRAARGIVYIRRAGTTEEVAFQVSPDLRVLPGDTIRIGERYF
- a CDS encoding outer membrane beta-barrel protein; protein product: MKRFNIIGSFTLALVATAVATSAHAQSASGSVLIDTAIPPDFDKGRNVSVQEKARPDYDPLGINVGSLNVFPSLSTYAGLTDNVLLSGSNRDTDGFAGISPALRVESDWNRHQLRARARGDFQRFFSTPRRNQNNWDLGVLSRLDVRSDIAVTPEFQIGRIYETPFSGGIQSDFTVLSSYLRTYAALRGSYQAGQARTTLAFDWTNLDFSTINVGNGTIRSQRDRNREAWRVTGQVEYALTPSATVFGQLGYERVDYDNLLLSGDPNRSSDAVRFLAGMNLDLAGLLRGSIGVGYTHRKYDTPSLYPTLDGFAAQVRLEYFPSELTTLSLSASRTIEDSNILGTTGYFDNRIRAQIDHEMLRNLILSGSVDYSHQNYVGTNLKNDVVGVRGQARYLANRRLNLNSTISYTSRNRNGAGLGSDFDEFRVLFGATLQY
- a CDS encoding AAA family ATPase codes for the protein MEVTHQNEAPAGRFSDFVQSAQDTLRRRWLTLVIVTVAITVAGVAGISLITPRYTAAALIRIDPSRNPLNNKQPQEALSPESIETEVAVLSSTELAQRVVKALKLENDPELLESVRKAGNVSGDRDAALASALLDRLSVSRDKLTYLISVGYTSEDPQKAARVANAVAEGYLDLKVNTSTGTAARQADWFREQLDKLAAEMRAADEQVAQYRAQAGLAQGSGSNAGTIVDQQVGPLSSQLAMAESDAAAARAALSTAERQIQRGNLDSVEQVRNSPVINDLRRQRAEILRNQGEVEARYGPRHPESIRVRDQLASIDQQIRDEAERAVASLRANTTAVEARAGSLRSTMGRVAGEQASNTRAAVIADSLERDAAAKRAAYDRMSQMWLESTQASQNQISQAVIVNRADVPTKPTFPKRLLMSVLSLVVGLAAGIATIIFQEMMVRGLRTIDDVESTLGLPVLAAVPKLPRSSNPGRTLLEKPTSLFSESFRIARAAILGVKSAKPPKIIAFTSALPSEGKTTSSLSFARTLALNGSRVILVDCDVRRAQVRHIVENPGSGPGLVEVLHGTASEAEAIHPGDVEGMDQLLVSAPYFSSEDLFGNDGMVTLLNKLSDRYDFVVLDLPPLVGLADGRFLAAMADATVLAVRWASTPPQAAASAVNWLQSDGSNPIGVIYTMVDSAAEAIGGLYYSKKYTQYYRAAA